TCGGGCGTTGCCCGTCCAGAGCTTCGACCAGGCGGACAATGGAATGCTCGCCCTCATAGCAGATCATTGAATCAAACGCCTTGCCAATCAAATGATCCTTTTTCTGCAGGACATCCTTCAAGCGCGTGATGATATTGCCGCCAACGGTGATATGGATATTCGGGTAACGATCCTTAATCAAAGTGGAAAAGGTGATTCCCGCCATTAACTGCACCGGGGTGCCTATGGAAATGCCGATCAAGTCGGGCTTCTCCTCTTCGATGGCGGGAAAAACAAGCCGACGACAAACATCGGCATAAACATTAACGTCGTCGTCATACGGCGCCTTAGTCAAATCCTCGGACACCCAGGGTCGGTAAATATTCAGGTTGCTTTCCATCGGGTAAAAATTGATGCTCGCCGGAAAATACGCGGCGGATATATATTCCATCACCTCGCGGAATGCGTTGAGCGCCCATTCACACTTGTCCACCTCGTAGAATTCTTCGCAACGCATGATGACCTTGGCGCGTTCAACCTTTTCAATATGGTAGTCGAAATCGACATAAGTGTAGTCTGTCAACATTTTAGCCAGCTTGCTATCTTCCTCAGTCGCCTGACCGCGCGCCTCTTTCACCTTCAAATGCTCGATTCGGGAAAGGATCTTGTCGCGCGCAAATTCCAGAAACTCCCTCGTAAAAAAGTGGTCGTACATCTCAACATTGATGTCCTTTTGAACCACTTCTATGCCATTTTGGCGCAAAACGGAGGTCAAACTGGGCAACGCCAGATAAGGGGCTGTGGGAACCCATTCCGGCGGAAATAACAGCATCACTTTTTTCATGGAAAATTTCCTAAATAAAGTCGCAATACCTAAAACTACTAACTTTTTAATCGTATTACAAGCCCATTTGAATCCAAATAAGGACTACAGAAATCTTAAGAGTACGATTAGCGCGCAGTCGACAGAGCAAGTTACGAAATGCGCCCCTTCAGTCAGGAGTTTTCATCAATTTTGTGTGGGATTGGCAAAGGTTAAATGATACCATTAGAACATCCTGAAACCCTTGTCTGCCCCTCTCTCTGGATGGACATGACCGGGTTCAATCGAAATAACTAACGTATTTTCATTAAACTTTCATCTACAGGAGACAAACGCAACCCATGGCGGCACAAACCCCAACTCCCGAGACCATAGCAAAAATTTTACTGGATGAAGCAAACCTGGCATTTTGTGAAACTGCCGAACGTAAAGACGAAAAAGGAAAGCGCACGCTGGAAGGTTCCGGCTGGGATGAAGGCAAAATGGACGGCGAATACGACCAGTCCGACTATGAAAAAATCCTGGAATGGCAAATGAAGGCCGCTCAAATCTGCGACGAAAAGCCCGAACTGGAGCAAACCACGGCAGACATGTTTCAAACCGTTTCCGCTGACAACGCCGCTGACATCATCAAACAAATTCAGGAAGATGAACATCTTCTCGGTCTCGCTCGCGGCGCCATCACGGTTTTCATGCTTCGTTTCCCCACCGTTCAATCCTTTGTCAACAAGGGACACCCACTGGTGTTGGCCGTGGATGAATACATGCTTGAAAACGCCGATGCGCAAAACTGGCACGATTATCATTTCATAGGAAACGAGTTCCGCTGGCTCTAACCCGCCCGGTGTTCCAATCATGCGATTCCGATACAAACTCGATAAAAAAACGTTCAAGAACAAGAAGGTCGCACCCCAGCGCATGCCCGGCTGGGATCAGGCGCATGTCGACGCCGACCAGCGCGGCGACCACGCTTCGAATGACGGGGATGTTCTTGCTCTCGACGCCGACACGATTTCCAGCCAGCATCAAAAAGACGTAGACAAGAAAAATGCTGAAATCAGGGAGGTGTCGCGCCGCGATCTCTTCTCTTTCGCGCGACTCGGTGATTTTTCTGAAGCCGTGGAAGAGGAAGAAAAAAAACGCCGGAAAAAACGCCGCTCCTCTGAAGAGGACGAAGAACAGGACGAGTCCGAGGAAGAAACCCTCCATGAAGACGAGGTGAATGAAGATTCCGAAGAGGATGAAACTCCGCCTCCGCCCAAAGTCGGCTTCTTCAAAAAAATATTCAACAAACTCAAACCCGGTTCCAAATCCGAAGACGAAGAACCTCAAGCGGTTCCCGGCCCAAACTCCATAGCCGCCAGCGCCGCAGAAGCCGTGCGGGAAGAATTGCGCGCCGCAGAAGAAGAGGAAGAAGTCGAGATCGTTCCCGAAGAACCGGAGGCCGAATACGATCGCCGCAACCTGCTCAAACAAGGCATTCATTTTTTCGCCAAACCGGCGATGGACTCGGTTCAGGAGAAAATCGACAAAGTAAACACCACCGTCGATAAAATCACCAAACGGGTTCCCCTGATTCGTCCCCCGGGAGCGATTTCAGAGAAAGATTTTTTAAACGCCTGCACGCGTTGCGACAAATGCATTCACGCCTGTCCCAAGGACGCGATCAAAAGAGCGCCCAAGAAAATGGGCTTTTTCATCGCCGGAACGCCCTACATCGAACCGCTGAAAAATCCCTGCGTCATGTGCGACCATCTGCCCTGCATCTCCGCCTGCCCGGACGGGGCGCTGTTGCCGGTCGCCAGCCCCAGCGACGTGAACATGGGCTACGCCATTCTCGATAAAGGCCGCTGTCAGGCCTACGGCGACACCTTCTGCCAGCAATGCGTGATCGACTGCCCCATCCCCGGAGCCATCACCCAGACGGTCGACAGCAAACCCGTCATCCATAAGAATATCTGCACCGGATGCGGCGTATGCGCTCGCTCTTGTAGCACCGTCAATATTCCCGTCGCCATCAAGATCAAACCGCAAATGGTGGTCGAGCACCAGTTGAAGAAAAAACGACTGGAAAGAGAAAAAGCCGAACGCGAAGCGGAAGAGCAGGAAGCCCGCCTGAGAATGGCTGAAGAAGAGGCACAGGAAGAGGCACAGGAAGAAGCGCAGGAAGAAAACGAAGTCGAGTTGACCGCCCCCGCCGAAGACACAAAAGAATAGCTCAATTTTAAACTTGCAAGTTGCGCCTCGTTTAATTATCCTTGGTGGTCTTTGTCCACTGCCAGCCCGCGAGGGCGTTACCATTCAGCTTCCCAAATCATCATGTCCAATACATTGAATCGAACTCATTACTGCGGGGAACTGAACGCCTCCCTGATAGGTCAGAACGTAACCCTGTGCGGCTGGGTGCATACCCGTCGAGACCACGGCGGCCTCATTTTTATCGACTTGTGGGACAAGGAAGGCATCGCGCAAGTCGTTCTCAACCCGCAAATCGACCAACTCGCGCACCAGCAGGCCCAGTCTCTGCGCGGCAATTACGTGATCGGCGTGCGCGGTCTTGTGCGCGAACGTCCCGAAGGCATGGTCAACGAAAAACTCAGCACCGGGCAGGTGGAAGTCTATATCGACGAGCTGGAAATTTTCAATCCCTCGACAACGCCGCCCTTTTCCCCCTGGGAGCCGCAGGAAGTCTCCGAGGCGATTCGCCTGAAATACCGCTACCTCGACTTGCGTAGCGACGAACTGCAAAACAATCTGCGATTGCGTTACCAGGTCGCCAAAACCGCTCGCAACGTTCTCGACCGCAACGGTTTCATGGAAATCGAAACGCCCATGCTGACCAAGAGCACGCCGGAAGGCGCGCGCGATTATCTGGTCCCGAGCCGCGTGGCGCCGCATCATTTTTACGCGCTCCCGCAATCGCCGCAATTATTCAAACAGATTTTGATGGCGTCGGGAATGGATCGTTATTTCCAGATCGTGAAATGCTTTCGCGACGAAGACCTGCGCCAGGACCGACAACCGGAATTCACCCAGATCGACATTGAGATGTCCTTCGCCAGCCAGGAACAGATTTTCGAACTGGTCGAAGAAATGATCTGCGAAATTTTTCTGGAGACCCTCAAACAAAGCGTAACCGCTCCGTTCCCCATCCTGACCTATCAGGAAGCGATGGACCGCTACGGTTGCGACAAACCCGACACGCGCTTTGGCTTGGAACTGGTGGACTTGTCCGACACCGTCAAGGGAAGCGGATTCAAAGTATTTGAGCAGGCGCTTGAGAGCGGTGGCCAGGTGAAAGCCATCCGCATTGAAAACGCAACTGAGACCCTGTCGCGTAAAGCGCTCGACGATTTGACCGAAGTCGCCAAAACCTACGGCGCCAAGGGAATGGCCTGGATCAAGATTCAGGAAAATGAACTGCAGTCGCCCATCATCAAATTTTTTGAAAAGCCCATGCTCGACGCACTGCTGGAACAAATGCAGGGCAAACCCGGGGACGTTCTTGTATTTTGCGCCGACTCCGCGAAAGTGGTCGCTGACTCTCTCGCGCACATTCGACTCGCCGCCGCGAAACGTCTCAACCTGATCGACGAGAAAAAGAAAAATTTCATCTGGGTCACCGAGTTCCCTTTACTCGAATTCAACGAAGAAGAAAAACGCTTCACCGCAATGCACCATCCCTTCACTGCGCCGACCGATCAAAATCTCGAAGCCCTGCAAAACACGCCGCCCGAGAAATTGCTGGCGCGCGCTTACGACCTCGTGCTCAACGGCAACGAGATCGGCGGCGGGAGCCTTCGTATCCACCGGAAAGACGTGCAGGAAAAGGCCTTTGAATTGCTCGGCATCCAGAACAAGGAAGCCCGTGAAAAATTCGGCTTCCTCCTCGACGCACTGGAATACGGCGCGCCGCCTCATGGAGGCATCGCCTTTGGTCTCGACCGCATCGCCATGCTGGTAACGGGAGCGGACTCCATTCGCGACGTCATCGCATTCCCGAAGACGCAGAAAGCATCCTGCCTGATGACCGAAGCGCCTTCAAGGGTCGATGATCGGCAGATGAAGGAACTCAAACTGAAGTACGACCTCTCCTGAAGTTCAAGCGCTTCCAAAAGACAGACGACAAGCCGCCGCGCCCGCGGCGTTCTCTAGCCACGCCCATTCACGGGCGTTATGGCGTCGCGTTTCGCTAAAAAAACATCGATTCGAAATACTCTGAATTAGCGCAGGAAAAGTTGGAAAATGCGCCGCACTCTCAAGCCCTTCCTAGAGAAACCCGAAAACAAGGATAGAAGAAAACATTATCCAGGGAGGGATAACAGGATGTGGAAACCCGTATTAACGCTCATCATGGTGGCGGGAATCATCGCGATGGCGTTGACCAACGACTACTCAGACCCGCTCGGCGAAGCCATCACCCGCCATATCAGCAGTCAAAAACAAATTTCAAAAATTTCGCGCTGAGAGCGCTTTTGGTATTGGAGTGAAAATGGGTGGAAATAAAAAAGAAAGGGGTCGAAGTAAACCAATAAGCCGGGTTCTGTTCCCCGCCGAAACGGGGCGGCGACCATCAATCTAGGCCTGCCGTTGCCGACAGGCTCAAGCAGTCAACCCGAAAGCATCGGACGGGCCGTCCTCAAACGCTTTCCTATTTGACCTTGCTCCGGATAGGGTTTGCCAAGCTACCGCTGTCGCCAACGGTACTGGTGAGCTCTTACCTCGCCTTTTCACCATTGCCGCCGCCGGAAAACCGACGGGTAGGCTGTGTCTTTTCTGTGGCGCTTTCCTTGGAGTCGCCTCCACTCCGCGTTACGGAGTATCCCGCCCTGTGGAGCCCGGACTTTCCTCCCTCGCAGAGCAAGCCCTGCAACGGCGGCCGCCCGGTTTACTTCGACGCCGCAGTCTCCGATTCGGGTTCTTCAACCCAGAACAACATCCGTAGACAATTCATGCAATCAAGAATTTCCTTACCCGCCTTGACCTTGATCATCATCTGAGGCAGAACGCTTTGATGGCACCCCTGGCAGATCATCCCCTTCAAACCCACCACGCCAACCCCCTCGCGCGCCTTGGATATTTTTTCATAGCGTTTCAACAAGGTCGGTTCCACTTGCCGGGTGATCTGCTGTCGACGGTCTTCCAATGCCTGAATTTCGTCTTTGACGCGCTTCGCCTCATTTTCCTTTTTCGCCGTATATTCCTTAAAGTGCGCCTCTTCCTCATCCAACTGCGCTTTGATTGCTGGGAACTCGCTCTCCTTCTGCTCAAGCGTTTCCATGATCTCAAGCTCCTGATCTTCCAATTGCGAGATTTTCTCTTTCACAGAATCGACTTCGGTCAGGATGGCGCTGTACTCTTTATTCGTCTTCACGTTCGGCAATTTCATTTTTATCTTTGCCATGTGGTCGTTTTGATCCTGAACGCCGCGTTCGAGATCCTTGCGCTTCTTTTTCAGAGACTCGATTTCCTCCAGAGCCTTATCGGCGCGTTGTTTCTTCAAATCCCGTTCGCTTGTTCCGGCCTGGATTTGTCCGGGAATCGCGTTCAGGGCGCGCTCCATTCCCTGCGCTTCGGTGTCCATGTTCTGGAGTGAGATCAATAGCTCAAGCTGAGGATTCATTTAAAGCGCCTCGCATTCATTAAAAAGGGGTGAAAATAAATGTATCATGGCGCAGGAGGGATGACAACTCAATGTGCCGCGCCGGGGCAGAACCTAGCGCGCGCGGGCCCGCGATTCCCAGTAAACCAGAAAAACGCTGGCCACAAATATGGAGGAGTATGTGCCAATGCCCACGCCAATCAGCAACGCGAAGGAAAAATCATGAATGATCTCTCCGCCGCGCAGGAAAATAGCCATCATGACCAGGAGCGTCGTCCCGGAGGTGAGCAGGGTTCGACTCAAGGTCTGGTTGATGCTTCCGTTAATGATTTCCGTTAAACTGAATTTACCGCGTCGACGCAGGTTCTCGCGTATGCGGTCAAACACAACGATGGTATCGTTCAGCGAATAGCCGATGATCGTCAGGATCGCCGCCACAATCGTCAGGGTGAATTCTTTATCGAGCAGTGAAAATGCGCCGACAGTGATCACGATGTCGTGTATCAAAGCCAGAATGGCGGCAATCGCGTATTGGAATTCGAAACGCCAGGAGATATAAATCACGATACCGATGATCGCGTAGAGAATGGATAGCAGAGCTTTTTCACGCAGGTCTTTACCCACCTTCGGCCCCACCATCTCCACGCGTTCAACAGTAATATCATCTTTGTTGAATTTAGACGATAAGGCGTCGCGTATATTCTGACCCACCGCCTCCAGCTTGCCGTCGCTTCGTTGCACGCGGATGAGGATATCGTTTTTAGAGCCGAATTCCTGAATGGAACTTTCGCCCATACCCATCGTCTTCAATCCATCTCGCACGTCATTGATCGACGGCGGCTCTTTAAACTTCAATTGAACTAGGGTGCCGCCAGCGAAATCGATTCCGTAATTCAACCCGCCATGAAACGCGATAGAGGCGATGCTTATAAAAATCAAAATCGCGGACAAGGCCAGCGTGATGCGGGTCTTGCCCAAGAAATCAATTTTGGTTTCCGTCTTGAAAATTTCCATTTATATGCTCAACTTTTCTATTTTCCGGGCGCTCATCACGCTGTCGAAAATGGTTCGACTGACAAATACCGCCGTGAACATACTTGCGGCGATTCCGATACACAAGGTGATAGCAAACCCCTTGATAGGCCCGGTGCCGAACTGAAATAAAACCACGGCGGCGATGAAGGTGGTGATGTTCGCATCCACAATCGTTCGAAATGCCTTGGCAAATCCTGCGTCGATAGCGGCTCGCACCGTCTTGCCGATGCGGATTTCCTCGCGAATACGCTCAAAAACCAGCACATTTGCGTCGATCGCCATGCCCACCGTCAAAATGATTCCTGCGATGCCGGGCAAGGTCAACGAGGCTCCAAAATACGCCAGAGCGCCCAGCAATAATACGATGTTCAAGACCAGGGCAATATTGGCAATCACCCCCGAAAGTTTGTAGTACACCAAAATGAAGATGACCACCAGAATGCCGCCCATAATGATAGACTCGATTCCCTTCTGGATCGAATCTTTACCCAAAGAAGGTCCAACCGTTCTGTTTTCTAGAATCGTGACCGGAGCGGGCAAGGCGCCTGCGCGCAAGACAATGGCCAGGTCGCGCGCGTCTTCTGTTGTGAATTGTCCCGTGATCTGCGCTCGGCCTCCGGCAATCTCCTCCTGAATGACCGGCGTGGAATACACCGTATTGTCGAGAACGATAGCCAGGCGTTTTTTCACGTTGTCTCGGGTGATCTGCTGGAACAACATGGCCCCGATGCTGTTGAAGGTCAACGACACATACGGCTCGTTGAAATCCGAATCGTAACTCACGATCGCGCCCGTCAAGGTGTCGCCCGTCAGAACCGCCCTCTTTTTCAACAAATGTGGTTCTTTTTCCACGACGCCGGTTTCGCGATTCACCACGCGCTCATGCAGAATTTCGCTTCCTTCTGGAATGACGCCGGCCAGCGCAGATTGAATGCTGTTGTCTTCGTCCAGCAGTTTGAACTCCAGGCGCGCCGTCTTGCCGATCAGGTTGATCGCCCGACTGGCGTCTTTGATGCCCGGCAATTGCACGAGAATCCGGCGCTCGCCCTGAACCTGAATGCTCGGCTCGGACACGCCGAATTGATCGACGCGATTGCGAATGGTTTCCAAACCCTGACTCACCGCGTTTTCATGGATACGTTTGACCTGATCCGAGCTCAAATGATAAACCAGAGCCAGCTTGTCCGCTCCGGACGCCTGTTTCTCCAAAAAGGGATAGCGTTCCGAAATCAGGGTCGCAACAGCGGCGGCATCGTCTTCATCCAGCAAAGCGATTTTAAGGCCGGATTCCTCGATCAACGCGAGAATACGATCCGCTTCGATGTCTTTCTCGTCGATGTCGCGTTTCAGGTCGTCGGCCAGACGTTCCAGACTGGTCTCCACCGCCTTCTCGACCTCGACTTCGAGAACCAGGTGCATACCGCCCTGCAGGTCCAGACCCAGATTGATTTTTTCTTCCAACGGATAAGACAACCAAGACGCGCCCAGCAATACCAAGGCGATCAGTGGAATTTTCCATCTCAGGTTTCGATACATTCCGCTACGTTATTCCCTTTTAAGTGCTATTGAAGCACGGTTGATTTTAATCTTCACCGGGTGAGGCTGTTCGCATATCTGCAGAACAACCGTATCTTCTTTAATTTTCTTGATGGTGCCGTGGATTCCGCTCAAGGTCACGACGTTGTCGCCTTCCTTCAGCGCTTCCAGCATTTTCTGAGATTCTTTTTGCTTTTTCTGTTGAGGACGAATCAGGATGAAGTAAAAGATCAAAAACATCATGATCATGGGCGGCAACATGCCCAACAGTCCCGGTCCTCCTTCTTGCCCCTCTGGAGGAGGCATCATGGCAAACGCTAAATCAAGCATCTATTTTTTCCCCGATGATTATCCTTGGCGCAGGCGTACCGCCTGCCAGGGTTTCGTTTTGAATTAAAAATCAGCTAGTTGATTATGATTCTATGACTTTAATTACTGGAAGAATATAAACGGTTGCTTCTACCAGATCAATATTGTTTTGTCAAACCTAATAGGGAAAGCTCCTGCCCGATCACGCGCTATCTGGGCCTGAAAGCATCAATAGAAACTCGGAGCGATATTCTCTTCGCCGGTGAGTTCCCGGTAGAGCTTGTGAAATTCCTCGGTGGTCAAAGCGGGATTTCGTAGCGACTCCAATTGCTCGGGGGTGATCTTCGTTTCGGACTTGTCATCCCAGGCAGACGTTGCGATCGCCGCATAATTGGGAGGGTTGAGACTTTGAAAAATCAGGCCGTCGACATTATCGTTGTACTTGAGGGCAATGTCTATGACCAACTGCGCGTCTTGCGCTGTCAAACCGCTACCGAGAGCCACATTGGTGGGCGGGTGCCCCCCCCGTCGCTTCCAGTACTGGATCGTGTTCCGCAATACCTTGAAGGATTTGGATTTAAGAAATTCACGGATTTCTTTGTTGTTTTTCTTATGCTTGTATTCCAACCACATTTCTATCGTGCAAACGGTGGTGTCTCTGTCACCGCAAGGGCTTGCCGAAACATCGGTCGCCCAAACGGCTCCGCTAAATACAATCGCCGCGCACAGGCTTGTCAAATAGTTCAATCGATTCCTCCATATCCAATTCGGTTTTTTTGTTCATTGTAATCCATTCTCCCCCTACCCTGTCAAGAGACGACAACGCGCTTTTTGTTCCCCAATTTCTTACATTTTTTCTCAAATTTCACTTTTATTGGCTAAAGAATTTCTGAATTCATCCGTTAAGCAGAAT
This window of the Candidatus Nitrohelix vancouverensis genome carries:
- the secD gene encoding protein translocase subunit SecD, whose translation is MYRNLRWKIPLIALVLLGASWLSYPLEEKINLGLDLQGGMHLVLEVEVEKAVETSLERLADDLKRDIDEKDIEADRILALIEESGLKIALLDEDDAAAVATLISERYPFLEKQASGADKLALVYHLSSDQVKRIHENAVSQGLETIRNRVDQFGVSEPSIQVQGERRILVQLPGIKDASRAINLIGKTARLEFKLLDEDNSIQSALAGVIPEGSEILHERVVNRETGVVEKEPHLLKKRAVLTGDTLTGAIVSYDSDFNEPYVSLTFNSIGAMLFQQITRDNVKKRLAIVLDNTVYSTPVIQEEIAGGRAQITGQFTTEDARDLAIVLRAGALPAPVTILENRTVGPSLGKDSIQKGIESIIMGGILVVIFILVYYKLSGVIANIALVLNIVLLLGALAYFGASLTLPGIAGIILTVGMAIDANVLVFERIREEIRIGKTVRAAIDAGFAKAFRTIVDANITTFIAAVVLFQFGTGPIKGFAITLCIGIAASMFTAVFVSRTIFDSVMSARKIEKLSI
- the secF gene encoding protein translocase subunit SecF: MEIFKTETKIDFLGKTRITLALSAILIFISIASIAFHGGLNYGIDFAGGTLVQLKFKEPPSINDVRDGLKTMGMGESSIQEFGSKNDILIRVQRSDGKLEAVGQNIRDALSSKFNKDDITVERVEMVGPKVGKDLREKALLSILYAIIGIVIYISWRFEFQYAIAAILALIHDIVITVGAFSLLDKEFTLTIVAAILTIIGYSLNDTIVVFDRIRENLRRRGKFSLTEIINGSINQTLSRTLLTSGTTLLVMMAIFLRGGEIIHDFSFALLIGVGIGTYSSIFVASVFLVYWESRARAR
- the yajC gene encoding preprotein translocase subunit YajC; this translates as MLDLAFAMMPPPEGQEGGPGLLGMLPPMIMMFLIFYFILIRPQQKKQKESQKMLEALKEGDNVVTLSGIHGTIKKIKEDTVVLQICEQPHPVKIKINRASIALKRE
- the aspS gene encoding aspartate--tRNA ligase, with amino-acid sequence MSNTLNRTHYCGELNASLIGQNVTLCGWVHTRRDHGGLIFIDLWDKEGIAQVVLNPQIDQLAHQQAQSLRGNYVIGVRGLVRERPEGMVNEKLSTGQVEVYIDELEIFNPSTTPPFSPWEPQEVSEAIRLKYRYLDLRSDELQNNLRLRYQVAKTARNVLDRNGFMEIETPMLTKSTPEGARDYLVPSRVAPHHFYALPQSPQLFKQILMASGMDRYFQIVKCFRDEDLRQDRQPEFTQIDIEMSFASQEQIFELVEEMICEIFLETLKQSVTAPFPILTYQEAMDRYGCDKPDTRFGLELVDLSDTVKGSGFKVFEQALESGGQVKAIRIENATETLSRKALDDLTEVAKTYGAKGMAWIKIQENELQSPIIKFFEKPMLDALLEQMQGKPGDVLVFCADSAKVVADSLAHIRLAAAKRLNLIDEKKKNFIWVTEFPLLEFNEEEKRFTAMHHPFTAPTDQNLEALQNTPPEKLLARAYDLVLNGNEIGGGSLRIHRKDVQEKAFELLGIQNKEAREKFGFLLDALEYGAPPHGGIAFGLDRIAMLVTGADSIRDVIAFPKTQKASCLMTEAPSRVDDRQMKELKLKYDLS
- a CDS encoding 4Fe-4S dicluster domain-containing protein; its protein translation is MRFRYKLDKKTFKNKKVAPQRMPGWDQAHVDADQRGDHASNDGDVLALDADTISSQHQKDVDKKNAEIREVSRRDLFSFARLGDFSEAVEEEEKKRRKKRRSSEEDEEQDESEEETLHEDEVNEDSEEDETPPPPKVGFFKKIFNKLKPGSKSEDEEPQAVPGPNSIAASAAEAVREELRAAEEEEEVEIVPEEPEAEYDRRNLLKQGIHFFAKPAMDSVQEKIDKVNTTVDKITKRVPLIRPPGAISEKDFLNACTRCDKCIHACPKDAIKRAPKKMGFFIAGTPYIEPLKNPCVMCDHLPCISACPDGALLPVASPSDVNMGYAILDKGRCQAYGDTFCQQCVIDCPIPGAITQTVDSKPVIHKNICTGCGVCARSCSTVNIPVAIKIKPQMVVEHQLKKKRLEREKAEREAEEQEARLRMAEEEAQEEAQEEAQEENEVELTAPAEDTKE